The following are encoded in a window of Methanobrevibacter sp. genomic DNA:
- a CDS encoding alpha/beta hydrolase: MKKFLNVNGIEICIDDTEEGENALLLIHGLTGDKTTMYPIRDMFKDDYRVITIDTRGHGESTRPKEYTIDDHADDVHGIIKELGLEKANVLGYSMGSYIALRAAEVKSDDIDHLILACTKPNGKTSSVARLLKEADLDITQVSQEEMMAVILKASLAPQTYEKAINGEFNIDEILNGEESYELNEEEKAAEDASLANFDNSNDYDKVTCKTLVIGAEYDGINPPELGREVADGIDGAEFALIKDAGHMAFAEQSEEFQKVINEFLNQ, from the coding sequence ATGAAAAAGTTTTTAAACGTAAATGGTATTGAAATTTGTATAGATGACACAGAAGAGGGTGAAAATGCGTTATTGCTTATTCACGGGCTTACAGGTGATAAGACAACCATGTATCCGATAAGGGACATGTTTAAAGATGATTATCGTGTGATTACAATTGATACAAGAGGTCATGGTGAATCAACACGCCCTAAGGAATATACAATCGATGACCATGCAGATGACGTACATGGAATCATTAAGGAATTGGGATTGGAAAAAGCCAATGTTCTAGGATATTCAATGGGTTCCTACATTGCCCTTAGGGCAGCTGAAGTGAAATCCGATGACATTGACCATCTGATTTTAGCATGCACTAAGCCTAACGGAAAGACTTCATCAGTTGCAAGACTTTTAAAGGAAGCAGATCTTGACATCACTCAAGTTAGCCAGGAAGAAATGATGGCTGTAATATTAAAGGCAAGTCTCGCTCCACAAACCTATGAAAAAGCCATCAATGGTGAATTCAATATTGATGAGATATTGAATGGTGAGGAAAGCTATGAATTGAATGAGGAGGAAAAGGCTGCAGAAGATGCATCCTTGGCTAATTTCGACAATTCAAATGATTATGACAAGGTAACTTGCAAGACATTGGTCATTGGTGCTGAGTATGATGGAATCAACCCACCTGAATTGGGTCGTGAAGTGGCTGATGGCATAGATGGTGCAGAATTCGCATTGATTAAGGATGCAGGTCATATGGCCTTTGCGGAACAGTCTGAAGAGTTCCAGAAAGTTATCAATGAGTTCTTAAATCAATAA
- a CDS encoding aspartate kinase, whose product MELIVAKFGGTSIGNGQRIRKAAQSVVNEYMSGKKVVVVVSAINKTTDDLVAIADESIGKEVTEKQLAEILSMGERTSIRVFSSVLESLGVKSEYIDPGHELWPVITDNNYGKAKIDFERTEEQSQGLLSLLDEGIIPVICGFLGRTEDGEVTTLGRGGSDVTAFLLGHCLDADDVIIVTDVDGVMSTDPRKITEAKKLDYISVEEMRDLATHGAQVLHPHALRFKDPEINAKIISFEKGDLSDPGTEIVGPFEDSMSKSVTLHHEPISVVALVGEDLLNQIGLLAKMTTTLADANINIYGISAGQNSITLFLDKCDADDAYHLLHNLVIAEDSLSSISLGRDIAMLTMVNPDFIETPGVITEITNPLKENHINIVEISSSQTAIVLFINWEDGKVAYDLIKEVL is encoded by the coding sequence ATGGAATTAATTGTAGCCAAATTTGGCGGTACTTCGATAGGAAATGGACAAAGAATTAGGAAAGCTGCACAATCTGTCGTTAATGAGTACATGAGCGGAAAGAAGGTTGTGGTCGTTGTATCAGCTATCAATAAGACTACTGATGACTTAGTAGCCATTGCTGATGAATCCATTGGAAAAGAAGTAACCGAGAAGCAATTGGCGGAAATTTTATCCATGGGTGAGAGAACCAGCATCAGAGTATTTTCATCAGTCTTGGAATCATTGGGTGTAAAATCAGAATACATCGATCCTGGCCATGAACTATGGCCTGTCATTACTGACAACAACTACGGAAAAGCCAAAATAGACTTTGAAAGAACCGAAGAGCAATCTCAAGGCTTGTTAAGTCTTTTGGATGAAGGTATCATTCCGGTCATCTGTGGCTTCCTTGGAAGAACTGAAGATGGGGAAGTGACCACTCTAGGCAGAGGAGGCAGTGATGTAACTGCATTCCTATTAGGTCATTGCCTGGATGCAGATGACGTGATCATTGTAACTGATGTGGATGGAGTCATGTCCACAGACCCAAGAAAAATCACTGAAGCAAAAAAATTGGATTACATTTCAGTTGAAGAGATGAGGGATCTCGCTACACATGGAGCTCAAGTCTTGCACCCTCATGCCTTAAGATTCAAAGACCCAGAAATAAATGCAAAAATTATCAGTTTTGAAAAAGGGGACTTATCCGACCCTGGAACTGAAATTGTAGGTCCTTTTGAGGATTCAATGAGCAAATCAGTGACCTTGCACCACGAACCTATTTCAGTGGTGGCTCTTGTTGGAGAGGATTTGCTTAACCAAATAGGACTTCTTGCAAAAATGACCACTACTTTAGCGGATGCAAACATCAACATTTATGGTATTTCCGCAGGTCAGAATTCAATCACTTTATTCTTGGACAAATGCGATGCAGATGATGCATACCATTTATTGCACAATCTAGTCATTGCTGAAGACAGTTTAAGCTCAATTTCCTTAGGAAGGGACATTGCAATGTTGACCATGGTCAATCCGGACTTCATTGAAACTCCAGGTGTAATCACTGAAATCACCAATCCGCTTAAGGAAAACCACATAAACATTGTCGAAATCTCATCTTCTCAAACTGCTATCGTCTTATTCATCAACTGGGAAGATGGTAAGGTAGCATACGACTTAATAAAGGAAGTTTTATAA
- a CDS encoding radical SAM protein: protein MHYVNAKSILSPKNGMNLYRGCSHGCIYCDSRSNVYNMDHAFEDIEVKANGPELLKKALKNKREKVMIGTGSMTDPYIPLEKKMQNVRESLELIYKYGHGFTCITKSNLILRDLDLLKKINEKTKVVIQMTLTTYDEDLCRILEPNVCTTKERVKVLKILNKHNIPTIVWLSPILPFINDTEENINGMLDYCIESNVKGILCFGMGMTLRDGNREYFYKKLDNHFPGLKEKYIESYGNSYGISSPNHNKLMKIFYKRTNEHNIMNDIDEIFEYLHEFPSKDKTKQTTLF, encoded by the coding sequence ATGCATTATGTAAACGCTAAAAGCATTCTGTCCCCCAAGAACGGCATGAACCTATACAGAGGATGTTCCCATGGCTGCATCTACTGCGACTCCAGAAGCAATGTCTACAATATGGACCATGCATTTGAAGACATTGAAGTCAAGGCAAATGGGCCTGAACTCCTTAAGAAAGCCCTGAAAAACAAGAGGGAAAAGGTCATGATCGGAACAGGTTCCATGACAGACCCATACATTCCACTGGAGAAGAAGATGCAGAATGTTAGGGAATCCCTTGAACTCATATACAAATACGGACATGGATTCACTTGCATCACCAAATCAAATCTCATACTTAGAGATTTGGACCTTCTAAAAAAGATAAACGAAAAAACAAAAGTGGTCATTCAAATGACATTGACCACCTATGATGAGGACTTATGCAGAATACTTGAACCGAATGTATGCACTACAAAGGAAAGAGTGAAAGTATTGAAAATACTCAACAAACATAATATACCTACAATCGTTTGGCTAAGCCCTATCCTTCCTTTCATAAACGATACGGAAGAGAATATAAATGGAATGCTTGATTACTGCATAGAGTCAAATGTTAAAGGAATATTATGCTTTGGAATGGGAATGACATTGAGAGACGGAAACAGGGAATATTTCTATAAGAAACTGGACAATCATTTCCCTGGGCTTAAGGAAAAGTACATTGAAAGCTATGGGAACAGCTATGGCATATCCAGTCCAAATCACAATAAATTGATGAAGATCTTCTACAAAAGGACAAATGAACACAATATAATGAATGATATTGATGAGATATTTGAATACTTACATGAGTTTCCAAGCAAGGATAAGACTAAACAAACTACTTTATTTTAA
- a CDS encoding 30S ribosomal protein S17e, with amino-acid sequence MGNIRTSFVKRISKELIETHPGKFTTDFEENKKLVSEYSTVSTKHLRNKIAGYITRLVRQQANQA; translated from the coding sequence ATGGGAAATATTAGAACTTCATTCGTAAAACGTATATCAAAAGAATTAATTGAAACTCACCCTGGTAAATTTACAACTGATTTTGAAGAAAACAAAAAATTAGTGTCTGAGTACTCTACTGTAAGCACTAAACACTTAAGAAATAAGATTGCAGGTTACATTACCAGATTGGTAAGACAACAAGCTAACCAAGCATAA
- a CDS encoding sister chromatid cohesion protein PDS5: protein MSTNDSENEILKELRDITKDKENWKSRIDFVGEKISGDHSVEVKAKALWILGEMGLRYPLEVEAYIENIIFYLEDDDSKLRERATNAMGRIGRADKNLILPYLDKLMEMREDKSANVRLAFVWACENIGTNAPELFCEKLDLFYEMISDENEKVRIESPEMFRVIGKRKPDCVKPYLKKLEFISENDTHPVVRIHCAGAVRITKKALEESENI from the coding sequence ATGTCTACAAACGATTCGGAAAATGAAATTCTCAAGGAACTTAGAGATATAACAAAGGATAAGGAAAACTGGAAATCAAGGATTGATTTTGTTGGTGAAAAAATAAGTGGGGATCATTCCGTTGAAGTGAAGGCAAAGGCATTATGGATTCTCGGTGAAATGGGATTGAGATATCCATTGGAAGTGGAAGCATATATTGAAAATATTATTTTTTATTTAGAAGATGATGATTCCAAACTGCGGGAAAGGGCTACCAATGCAATGGGAAGAATCGGCAGAGCTGATAAGAATCTTATTCTGCCTTATTTGGATAAATTGATGGAAATGAGAGAGGACAAATCAGCAAATGTTCGCCTTGCATTCGTTTGGGCATGTGAGAATATAGGAACAAATGCTCCTGAATTGTTCTGTGAAAAGCTTGATCTCTTTTATGAAATGATATCTGATGAAAATGAGAAGGTTCGGATTGAGTCTCCAGAAATGTTTCGGGTGATTGGAAAGAGAAAGCCTGATTGCGTAAAGCCTTATTTGAAAAAACTGGAATTCATTTCAGAAAATGATACTCATCCTGTTGTTCGCATTCACTGTGCAGGTGCGGTTCGAATCACAAAAAAGGCATTGGAAGAAAGTGAAAATATTTAA
- a CDS encoding chorismate mutase, translating to MDLKEIMSLYENEEEAQNVLKESRKRIDEIDNDLVNLISERTSLAKDIVSAKVFLGMEIYDKSREDAVHAKASKLAQEKNIDDDILSDIMNMLTILSKNKQRELLEE from the coding sequence GTGGATCTGAAAGAGATAATGAGCTTGTATGAAAATGAGGAAGAGGCTCAGAATGTTCTTAAAGAGTCTAGAAAAAGAATCGATGAAATTGATAATGATTTAGTTAACTTAATAAGTGAAAGAACTTCACTTGCTAAGGATATAGTCTCAGCTAAAGTGTTTTTAGGCATGGAGATTTATGACAAGTCAAGAGAAGATGCTGTCCATGCCAAAGCAAGCAAATTGGCTCAAGAAAAAAACATTGATGATGATATTCTTAGCGATATTATGAACATGCTAACAATTTTAAGTAAAAATAAACAGAGAGAATTATTGGAGGAATGA